Below is a genomic region from Rouxiella chamberiensis.
TTCAACCGGAATACCTACACCCAGCAGAAGTTCACCGGCGCGGGATTCGGCGCTGTAGCCGTCCATTTCGCCGTAGGCCACTTCGAGATCGGCGACTTTATAGCCGTCTTCTTCGCTCATCTCTGCCATGGCGTAAATTTTGTCACGCTCTTCCTTCACGGCCCACAGTTCGGTGTGGCCCATGATGACGGTATCCAGCACGCTATATTGTTCAAACGCGAACTGATCCTGACGCAGCTTACCCAGACGTTCGTTCGGGTCGAGCACGACGTTGCCGCCCGACGGCACAAGATCGTCGCCGAGGATTTTCATGAAGGTCGATTTGCCGCAGCCGTTCGCGCCTATCAAACCGTAGCGGTTACCGCCACCGAATTTGACATTGATGTTTTCAAATAGCGGCTTGCTGCCGAATTGCATGGTGATGTTGTAAGTACTTAGCACAGAGCTCGCTCTTAAGTTTAATAGGGTTAAACATACTCAGTCGATTTCAGGACGCAGTGAAAAGTGGCAATGGCAAGTAACCCGCAACGCTTACTTGAGTAAGTCATCAGGTACAGTGAAAGCTGCCAGCGCCTCTGCAACTTGAAGGATTTTGAGTATCAAGTGTGATTTGGCGCGCATTATGCCATAAACGGCGCCAGAGATCGTGCGAAGTTTTGGTGAATTATTGCGCTACCGGTGAGATAGCGCGAACAAGACAAGGTGGATTAGCCCGCAAGGCTGCCAAACAGGCGCTTGAATAAAGGCCGACGTTTTTTATGGCCGCCCGCGTTTTGCGACTGTTTGTTGAACGCGCCAAAGACTTCCTGATTACGATAATTATCAAGGGAATAACCGGCGGCAAGGGCTTCATGGTAATACTCTTCAAACCGCTGACGCAGTTCGTCGCGCGGATGCGGCTCGATTTTTCCGTCAAACCAGTGCCCCTTCTGCTCGGCCTGTAGTCGCGGCAGCGCAAACTGATGCGAAAACTGCGTGCCCATCTTGGAATAATGCACCGCTTTTAGCTCCTCGAGCGGGATGTCGTCGCCGTCGATATTGCTGTATTGCGCGCCCAATGGCTGAACTTTTTGCGGATTGTCTTCGAAAAAGTGCTGAAGCTTTTTGTGGCCCTCCGGCTCGCGGTGCAGGTCGCGGATATCCGGCAGCACGGCTTTTGCGGCGGCGCAGTCCCAGAGGATTTCGCCGAGACGAAGTTCTTTGCCGCTCCCGGAGGCGAGCATCGCACGGCACCGGTCTATCGGGTGATGCCACATTTCGGCGACATCGCTCATAAACATGATGTCGGCGTCGAGGTACAGGGCGCGGCCCGTGAAATTGCAGTAAGCCGGAATACCCCAGCGAAAGGCGGAAAAAGGCGTGGCCCAGCGGTCGGTGGTCCAGCCTGCGCCCTTGCCATCGGAGAACCAGAAACTTTGGGGATCCCGCGACAGTCTCATCCAGACAATTTCCAGCGGAATGGAGGCGTGCTTGCGCAGGCTGTATTCCAGCACCATCATTTGTTCCAGGTCACAATCGTTGGGATCGCACCCCACAAAAATACGCGCACTCTCAGAGGAGGAAAACATAACAAAACCTTTTTTCAATAGATCGCTTTGCCGTCAGAATTAAATTTAGTTCAAACCTGAAAGTTCGCCGATCTGTTCGTAATGATGTCTAATTATTTCTCCCCAAACTACTGCATTGCGTTTAAACATAACGTAAACAAATAAAAAACCGCCCTGCGGAATTACTCGCAGGGCGGCTGTAAAACTCTTTACCTAACAGCGTATTAGAAGCTGTATCCGATAACCGCGTAGTAACCCCAGCCGGTGGATTTGACGTTGAAATCCCCTTTGCCGAAGTTCAGGCCGGTACCGTCTTCCCACTGCCCGCCGTTGTGGAAGTAACGCGCCACAAACGAATAGTGCCAATGCGCGTAGTTCAACGCCAGAATATGGCTGGAAGCAATGGAGTTGTTGCTGCGAGACGTATTGCCGTTGTCGGCAAGGTCTGAGCCCCAGTCAAAGTTGGTAAAGCCGATATAGCTGATTTTTCCGCCCCACATATCGCCCAGCGGCAGGAAGTATTTGACCTTGAAACGGTAACCGTCCCACTGGTTTTCGTTGGCTGCGCCATAGTTCTGCCATTGATATTTGGCATAAACGTTAAGGGACAGATTCAGCGGAGTGTAGGTATTGACGTCGGTGCCCAGACCCATGTACCAGGTGTTCTGGCGATTGGCGTTATTGGGACCCATGTCATAGATATAGTTGTTGGCGAAATACCACTCTTTGAACGGGCCCACGCTCAGGTCGGTGCCGGTCAGTTTATCGATGGAGAAACGCGGTTCAATCTCCATAAACAGCGGAGAACCGGCTTTCTTGTCCCAGATGCCGTTATCGTTGCCATTGCCTACGCCGAAGAATTTAGGCACATCGACATAGCCGTAGAAGTCGAACCAGTCTTTATGCGCAAAGGCTTCGTATTCGAGATACACATCGTTGTTCAGTTGCGGTCCAAAGCGGGTGTGATAGCTGCCTACCACGTTGATGCTTTGATGCCACCAATCGGAAACGTATTGATCTTTAAGGTCTTCCGCAAGCGTTTGCGTGCTGAAAGTCGAAACAACGAGTGCACCTGCCAGTAAGATTGTATTTTTCATGAATTACCAGAAGCGAAAAGGAAAGCAACTCCCTGCAAAAGGAGACGAGTAGAAGTTTTAACGACACGGCTAAATGGCTAATGCATTCCGGTAAACAAACACGTTCAAAAAAACGGCACATCGGAAAATTCTGCAAACAGCTCACTTGTCGCCCCCTTAATTATCGACTTGGTCAACCTTTGTCAATTTCTGTTTCATTCCAATACACTTTTTATGTGATCATGATCACATATTTATCGCGCTGTTATGCTTTATCGCCTTGCGTTTATTTGTTTTGGGTATAACGCCGCAATTCAACGAGATGAAAAAAAGACGACCCTAAGGTCGTCTCTTTGATGCGGTGCAACGCTGACTATCAGGAGAATTTTTTGGCAGGTTCTGTACGAACCGGTGCGCCGTTGGCCTGATAATATTCTGTGGTACTTCTCGGCAGTGGCTGACGACCCCGAATCGCGTCGGCCATTTTCTCGCCGATCATGATTGTGGTGGCGTTCAGGTTACCGGTGATTATCTGCGGCATGATAGAGGCATCGACAACACGCAGGTTCTGCATGCCGTGAACGCGGCCCTGTCCGTCAACAACAGACATCTCGTCGCTGCCCATCTTACAGGTACCACACGGGTGGAAGGCCGTTTCGGCGTGTTCGCGGATAAACGCGTCCAGCTCTTCATCGGTCTGCACCTCGATGCCCGGACTGATTTCGCGGCCACGATAACGGTCGAGCGCAGGCTGCGCCATTATCTCGCGGGTAATGCGAATCGCATCGCGGAATTCGTGCCAGTCCTGTTCGCTCGACATATAGTTGAACAGAATGCTCGGATGCTGGCGCGGATCCTTGGTTTTCACCTGCACGCGACCACGGCTCGGCGAGCGCATGGAACCTACGTGAGCCTGGAACCCGTGCTCTTTCACGGCGTTGCTGCCGTTATAGTTAATCGCGACCGGCAGGAAGTGATACTGAATGTTCGGCCAGGTAAATTCTTCGCGACTGCGGATAAAGCCACCGGCTTCAAACTGGTTACTCGCACCGACGCCCGTGCCGTTGAACAGCCATTCGGCACCGATTTTCGGCTGATTGTGCCACTGCAGCGCCGGATAAAGCGACACAGGCTCCTTGCAGCTGTACTGCAGGTACATTTCCAGGTGATCCTGCAAGTTCTCGCCGACACCCGGCAGGTCGTGAACCACGGGGATATCCAGCGATTGCAGCAATGCTGCCGGACCGACGCCGGAACGTTGCAGAATCTGCGGCGAAGCGATGGCTCCGCTGCACAGCAACACTTCGCGTTTTGCCCGTGCTTCGACGTGCTCGACGCTGTCGCCTTTCAGATAACTGACGCCTACCGCCGTTTTACCGTCGAACAGGATACGGTCAGTGGTCGCATGGGTCACAATGGTCAGGTTGGCGCGCGGCTTGGCCTGATCCAGATAGCCTCGCGCGGTGCTCGCACGACGGCCTTTCGGCGTTACGGTGCGGTCCATCGGGCCAAAGCCTTCCTGCTGATAACCGTTCAGGTCGTCAGTACGCGGATAACCCGCCTGCACACCGGCTTCTATCATCGCGTGGAACAGCGGATTATTGCCGGCTTTCGGCGTGGCTACGCTGACCGGGCCGTCACCGCCGTGAAAATCATTCTCGCCGATGTCGCGGGTTTCTGCCTTGCGGAAATACGGCAGGCAGTCGAGGTAGCTCCAGTTGCCAAGCGCCGGATCGGTCGCCCAGTTGTCGAAGTCCATCGCGTTGCCGCGGATGTAGCACATTCCGTTGATAAGCGACGAACCGCCCAGCCCTTTTCCGCGTCCGCATTCCATGCGGCGGTTGTTCATGTGTGGCTCAGGATCGGTTTCATAGGCCCAGTTGTAGCGACGCCCCTGCAACGGGAACGCCAGCGCCGCAGGCATCTGGGTGCGGAAATCGGCGCGATAGTCGGGACCGCCCGCTTCCAGCAGCAGAACGCTGACGCTGCTGTCTTCGGTCAGGCGCGTGGCCAACACGTTACCGGCAGAACCGGCACCAATAATGATGTAATCGTAATCCATAAAAATCTCCTCTTGCGGTCGGCGGTTTAAAACACCGAACTAAATTCGCCCAGCTCAACCTGCACGGATTTGATTTGTGTGTAATGTTCGAGCGTGCTGACGCCGTTTTCGCGGCCAACGCCTGAATGCTTGTACCCGCCTACCGGCATTTCTGCCGCCGATTCGCCCCAGGTGTTGATCCAGCAGATGCCGGCTTCAAGCTGGTGAATCACGCGGTGCGCCGTGTTGAGATCACGGGTCACCAGACCTGCCGCCAGACCGAATTCGGTCGCGTTGGCGCGGCGAATCACTTCGTCTTCGCTTTCATAGCTCAGAATGCTCATCACCGGTCCGAAAATCTCTTCGCGCACGATTTCCATGTCGTCGTTGCAGTCGGTAAACACGGTCGGGGCAACGAAAGCGCCTTTCGCGTACTCGCCGTCGGTCACGCGGTTGCCGCCAATTAACAGGCGCGCACCTTCACGTTTACCGCTTTCGATGAAGCGCAGCACGTTTTCCATGTGCGGGAAGCTCACCAGCGGACCAAAGTTGACGGCTTCATCCGTCGGCTGGCCCAGCTTGATACGATTGACGCGCTCGACGATTTTGCTTTCGAACTCGGCCTGCAACGCTTTCGGCACGAAAACGCGGGTGCCGTTGGTGCAAACCTGACCCGAGCTGTAGAAGTTCGCCATCATCGCGATGTCGGCGGCTTTATCCAGGTCGGCATCCGGGAAAATAATCAGCGGTGATTTACCGCCCAGTTCCATGGTGACTTCTTTGAGCGTCGAGGCCGACGCACTCGCCATCACTTTTTTGCCGGTGACGACACCGCCGGTGAAGGAGATTTTGGCGATGCCGGGATGCTCGGTCAGATATTGACCTATCTCCGCGCCCTTGCCGGTCAGTACGCTGAATACGCCGTCCGGCACGCCGGCTTCGGTATAGATTTCAGCCAGTTTGAGCGCAGTCAGCGAGGTTACTTCGCTCGGCTTGAAGATCATCGCGTTGCCCGCAGCCAGTGCAGGTGCGGATTTCCACAGCGCAATCTGAATCGGGTAGTTCCAGGCGCCGATACCGGCGACGACGCCGAGCGGCTCACGGCGGGTATAGACGAAGGCGCTGTCACGCAGCGGGATCTGCTGGCCTTCAATCGCCGGGATCAACCCCGCGTAATACTCCAGCACGTCGGCACCGGTGACGATATCTACGGCCGTGGTTTCCGACAGCGGCTTGCCGGTGTCCAGAGTTTCGATGGCCGCCAGCTCGTCGTTACGATCGCGCAGAATGTCGACCGCCTTGCGCAGAATACGGGAGCGCTCCATCGCGGTCATGGCAGCCCAGACTTTCTGTCCTTTCTGCGCAGCGGTGACTGCGCGGTCGAGATCGTCGCGGGTTGCCGAAACAACGTCTGCGAGGGTTTCGCCGTTGGCCGGGTTGATGGCCGGGAAAGTCTCGGTGCCGGTGCTTTCCTGAAAGCGACCGTCGATATAAAGTTTTTGCATGCCAAAGCGCGACATAAATTCTCCTGTTTCAAAGCGGGCAACGAAATCCGTCATCACTCCCTCAGCGGGGAGCGGACTGCGCCAGTGATTCGATATAACGGTGCGTAATCAGCAGCGCTTCCTGACGGTCAAACTCCTGATGGCTCAGCGCACTGCGCAGCCACAGACCGTCTATCAGTCCAGCCAGACCTTTCGCCGCCAGAAGTGCCTCGTGATGAGGTAAAAAACGTCGAAACTCGACGCATAGATTCGAGTAGAGCCTTCTGCTGTTCACCTGCTGTAACCGATACAGCTCGGGGTGATGCATGCTGCTGGCCCAAAATGCCAACCAGGTTTTCATCGCCGGGTCGTTGGTCTGCCCTTCATCAAAGTTGGCCTGCGCAATCGCTCGCAGACGCGCCGTCGGGGCATCATCGTTTAGCGTTTCCAGTCTTTTCCGGACGCTCTCGCCCAGATGACTCAGCAGATAACGCATCGTCGCCTCGAGCAGACCGTTCTTGTCACGAAAGTAGTGACTGATGATGCCGTTAGAGACACCGGCTCGCCGGGCAATCTGGGCAATAGAGGCCTCATGCATGCCGACCTCGTTCACGGCGGCAAGCGTCGCCTCTATTAACTGCTGCCGACGGATCGGCTGCATTCCAACTTTGGGCATGAACTCCACTCCTGAAAATGGCGTTGTGAAACGGCCGATTCGATGCTCGTTTCATGGTTCGTTAACGCCGTAACTGCCCCTATTAAACTTTTTTTGATTGAACGTTCAATAAAAAATGAATATATTTTATTACCGGCTGGCAACGGCCTTGTGATAAAAACAAGGCAGTTAATTTGCCAAATGGTTGATAAAAGGTGAATAAATAGCCGCAAGGCTGTGGATTGACCCTTCGGTCAAAAATTGAATTTAAGAGTCAGTGCACTCAGCGGATCTCCTGTCAGGACAGTTTTTTGTAAAGAATGGGTGTCCCCGGTGTTCTTGATATGCGCTAAGGCGCGCTGCTTTTGGACTTCATGATTGACCTTCTCTTTTTGATGTTTTTTTCTTTTGAAGAATGGGAAAACGATGGCTTCTATCGAACTTTCGGATAAACCAAAAGACTCGTTGAACAAGGTGGTGTTTTTTACCTCGGCAGGGCTGATTCTGGCCTTTACGCTGATGACCATTTTCTTTACCGATATCTCAGGAAAAGCAATCAGCGCGGCGCTGGAGTGGGTTTCCGCCACCTTTGGCTGGTATTACATGCTGGCCGCCACGCTGTATATAGTCTTCGTGGTGTTTATCGCCGCGTCACGTTTCGGCTCCATCAAGCTTGGACCGGAGCAGTCGAAACCCGAATTCAGCATGATGAGCTGGGCTGCGATGCTGTTTGCCGCCGGTATCGGCATCGACCTGATGTTCTTCTCGGTCGCCGAACCGGTAACGCAATACATGATGCCGCCGGAAGGTCAGGGTCAGACCATGGAAGCCGCACGTCAGGCGATGGTCTGGACGCTGTTCCACTACGGGCTGACCGGCTGGTCGATGTATGCGCTGATGGGCATTGCGCTGGGCTATTTCAGCTATCGCTATAATCTGCCGTTGACCATTCGCTCGGCGCTGTACCCGATTTTCGGCAAGCGTATCAACGGGCCTATCGGCCACAGCGTGGATATCGCGGCGGTCGTCGGCACGATTTTCGGTATCGCGACCACGCTTGGCATCGGCGTTGTACAGCTCAACTACGGGCTGAAAGTGCTGTTCCACATCCCTGAAAATCT
It encodes:
- a CDS encoding glycosyl transferase; amino-acid sequence: MFSSSESARIFVGCDPNDCDLEQMMVLEYSLRKHASIPLEIVWMRLSRDPQSFWFSDGKGAGWTTDRWATPFSAFRWGIPAYCNFTGRALYLDADIMFMSDVAEMWHHPIDRCRAMLASGSGKELRLGEILWDCAAAKAVLPDIRDLHREPEGHKKLQHFFEDNPQKVQPLGAQYSNIDGDDIPLEELKAVHYSKMGTQFSHQFALPRLQAEQKGHWFDGKIEPHPRDELRQRFEEYYHEALAAGYSLDNYRNQEVFGAFNKQSQNAGGHKKRRPLFKRLFGSLAG
- a CDS encoding nucleoside-specific channel-forming protein Tsx codes for the protein MKNTILLAGALVVSTFSTQTLAEDLKDQYVSDWWHQSINVVGSYHTRFGPQLNNDVYLEYEAFAHKDWFDFYGYVDVPKFFGVGNGNDNGIWDKKAGSPLFMEIEPRFSIDKLTGTDLSVGPFKEWYFANNYIYDMGPNNANRQNTWYMGLGTDVNTYTPLNLSLNVYAKYQWQNYGAANENQWDGYRFKVKYFLPLGDMWGGKISYIGFTNFDWGSDLADNGNTSRSNNSIASSHILALNYAHWHYSFVARYFHNGGQWEDGTGLNFGKGDFNVKSTGWGYYAVIGYSF
- the betA gene encoding choline dehydrogenase encodes the protein MDYDYIIIGAGSAGNVLATRLTEDSSVSVLLLEAGGPDYRADFRTQMPAALAFPLQGRRYNWAYETDPEPHMNNRRMECGRGKGLGGSSLINGMCYIRGNAMDFDNWATDPALGNWSYLDCLPYFRKAETRDIGENDFHGGDGPVSVATPKAGNNPLFHAMIEAGVQAGYPRTDDLNGYQQEGFGPMDRTVTPKGRRASTARGYLDQAKPRANLTIVTHATTDRILFDGKTAVGVSYLKGDSVEHVEARAKREVLLCSGAIASPQILQRSGVGPAALLQSLDIPVVHDLPGVGENLQDHLEMYLQYSCKEPVSLYPALQWHNQPKIGAEWLFNGTGVGASNQFEAGGFIRSREEFTWPNIQYHFLPVAINYNGSNAVKEHGFQAHVGSMRSPSRGRVQVKTKDPRQHPSILFNYMSSEQDWHEFRDAIRITREIMAQPALDRYRGREISPGIEVQTDEELDAFIREHAETAFHPCGTCKMGSDEMSVVDGQGRVHGMQNLRVVDASIMPQIITGNLNATTIMIGEKMADAIRGRQPLPRSTTEYYQANGAPVRTEPAKKFS
- the betB gene encoding betaine-aldehyde dehydrogenase; its protein translation is MSRFGMQKLYIDGRFQESTGTETFPAINPANGETLADVVSATRDDLDRAVTAAQKGQKVWAAMTAMERSRILRKAVDILRDRNDELAAIETLDTGKPLSETTAVDIVTGADVLEYYAGLIPAIEGQQIPLRDSAFVYTRREPLGVVAGIGAWNYPIQIALWKSAPALAAGNAMIFKPSEVTSLTALKLAEIYTEAGVPDGVFSVLTGKGAEIGQYLTEHPGIAKISFTGGVVTGKKVMASASASTLKEVTMELGGKSPLIIFPDADLDKAADIAMMANFYSSGQVCTNGTRVFVPKALQAEFESKIVERVNRIKLGQPTDEAVNFGPLVSFPHMENVLRFIESGKREGARLLIGGNRVTDGEYAKGAFVAPTVFTDCNDDMEIVREEIFGPVMSILSYESEDEVIRRANATEFGLAAGLVTRDLNTAHRVIHQLEAGICWINTWGESAAEMPVGGYKHSGVGRENGVSTLEHYTQIKSVQVELGEFSSVF
- the betI gene encoding transcriptional regulator BetI, with amino-acid sequence MPKVGMQPIRRQQLIEATLAAVNEVGMHEASIAQIARRAGVSNGIISHYFRDKNGLLEATMRYLLSHLGESVRKRLETLNDDAPTARLRAIAQANFDEGQTNDPAMKTWLAFWASSMHHPELYRLQQVNSRRLYSNLCVEFRRFLPHHEALLAAKGLAGLIDGLWLRSALSHQEFDRQEALLITHRYIESLAQSAPR